The region CGACCTCCGCTCGACCGTCACGCACGTCGGTCGTCAAATGATTCACATCCTCCATGGGAAGCTGGGCGCGCACCACCTGCTCGAGCTGCCTCAAATATCGATCCTGTACCGCGATATTGGTCCCCTCCGCCATCATGAAGTCGATGTCGATCTGGTTGGCGTCCGTTTGTGGAGCGAGCTCTACCGGTATCCAGGCGATGAAGACCGAGCAGAAGACGACGATGAACGCGGTGACGGCGAAAACCACGACCTTGTGGTGCAGGGCCCGCTCGATCACGTCGCCGTAGGCGGCTTCGGTGCGGGCGAAAACGCGTTGAAACCAGCTCTTCTTCGATTCCCCCTCCGAGCCGTCTGGCCGGACGGTCAGAAACCTGCTGGCGAGCATGGGAACCAGAGTGAGTGCCACGAAAAGAGAACAGACGAGCGCGAATACGACGACCAGGGCGAGCTCCCGGAAGATCAAACCCGAGATGGTTTGCATGAAGACGACGGGCAGGAAGATCACCGAGGTCGTTATGGTCGATGCCATGATGGCCCCGGTCACTTCGCGAGTCCCGACCAGGGCGCTCGTTTCCAGATCCTTCCCTTTTTCTTCCCGCAGTCGCACGATGTTCTCGAGAACCACGATCGCGTTGTCCACGATGAGTCCCACTCCGAGGGCCAGACCTCCGAAGCTCATTTGATTGAGCGTCAATCCGTTGAAATACAGGAGAGAGAACGTGGCGATGATCGAGATTGGAATCGACAGGGCGATGATGAAGGTCGACGAGCCATTCCGCAGGAACACATAGAGGACGAAGATGGCGAGAAGCGCTCCCCAGGTCGCCGATTGGCGAACGTTGTCGATCGATGACTGGATGAACTCGCTTTGATCGGAAGTGACGAAGAGCGTAAGGTCGTCCCGCTCGGCGTTGATGCGATCGATCACCTGGCGGATCCCCGCCGCCACCGAGACGGTGTTCGCTCCCGTCTGTTTTCGGATGCCGAATCGCACCATCGGTTTGCCGTCGATCCTCACCAGGCGGTCGAGGTCCTGATAACCCCATCGGACCTCGGCGACGTCTTTGACCCGCACCGGCTTTCCGCCGGCGATGGTGACGACGGTCTCGGCAATCTCATCCAGCGATCGATACTCCCCGAGCGTGCGGACATAGAGACGTTGCGTCCCGAAGTTCACATTGCCGCCCGGCAGGGTGACGTTCTCGCTCGTGAGGGCCTGCTGCACCTGGGCCGAGGAGAGCCCGGTGGCAATCAGACGGTCGTTCTTCAGATCGACGTGAATCTCCCGACGAACTCCTCCCCAAACCTCTATCGAGCCGACGCCGGGGATCTGCTCGAACCGCCGGGTGACCTCGCGCTCCAGAATCCGGGTGAGCTCCACCAGGTTTCTTTCCGAGTTGGCTCCGACGATGACGACGGGAAAATCATTCGGGTCGAACTTGCGAATCCGTGGGGTCTCGGCTTCCGGAGGGAGCTGGTCGCGGATGTCGTCGAGGGCGGCCCGAAGGTCATTGGCGGCCGCGTCGAGGTCGGTGCCCTGCCCGAACTCCAGGGTCACGCGGCTCTCTCCTTCTTCGGAGTTGGAACGCACCCTCTCCACACCGGGAACGCCGGAGATGGCGTTCTCGATGGGTTGGGTAATGATTTTCTCGATCTCTTCGGGGCCCACGTTGGGGTAGTCCGTAGCAATCGTCAACCGCGGATACTCGATGGGAGGCAGAAGGTCGACGGGAAGGAAGCGGAAAGACATCACCCCGAGGACGATGACGATGAGAAAGAACATCGTCGTCGCGATCGGTCGCCTCACTGCGGTCTGCGTGATCTTCACGACGGATCCATCCTTAATTCAGTAAATGAACGCCCTCACGGCTGGCTCTCCAGGACTTGCCGCAGCAAATCCTGTCGCTCCAATCCCTGCAAACCTAGGATATGTTCCCAACTCGTCGGCTGCACCCGGGCCCTCTCGACTCCGCCCGACAGGAGATTCTGGCCGACGGTCACGACCCAAACGCCCGGTTCGAGCCCCTCGACACCGACTTCCATCCGCCCTTGCGCGACGACTCGGACGGGTTGGAAGCGAATCTCGGTCGGAGGCGAGATGG is a window of Vicinamibacteria bacterium DNA encoding:
- a CDS encoding efflux RND transporter permease subunit yields the protein MKITQTAVRRPIATTMFFLIVIVLGVMSFRFLPVDLLPPIEYPRLTIATDYPNVGPEEIEKIITQPIENAISGVPGVERVRSNSEEGESRVTLEFGQGTDLDAAANDLRAALDDIRDQLPPEAETPRIRKFDPNDFPVVIVGANSERNLVELTRILEREVTRRFEQIPGVGSIEVWGGVRREIHVDLKNDRLIATGLSSAQVQQALTSENVTLPGGNVNFGTQRLYVRTLGEYRSLDEIAETVVTIAGGKPVRVKDVAEVRWGYQDLDRLVRIDGKPMVRFGIRKQTGANTVSVAAGIRQVIDRINAERDDLTLFVTSDQSEFIQSSIDNVRQSATWGALLAIFVLYVFLRNGSSTFIIALSIPISIIATFSLLYFNGLTLNQMSFGGLALGVGLIVDNAIVVLENIVRLREEKGKDLETSALVGTREVTGAIMASTITTSVIFLPVVFMQTISGLIFRELALVVVFALVCSLFVALTLVPMLASRFLTVRPDGSEGESKKSWFQRVFARTEAAYGDVIERALHHKVVVFAVTAFIVVFCSVFIAWIPVELAPQTDANQIDIDFMMAEGTNIAVQDRYLRQLEQVVRAQLPMEDVNHLTTDVRDGRAEVEVTMVEASKRSVSTSELADRIRGNLAGRLPGGDIRVGAQSGLRVLRRIFGRAENTEVDVQLRGHNLERARQLAQRIKRQMEGIPGVSGVRIDRTEGRPEQNLIFDRQKIADLGLTVNDVARVIQTNVGGSRAGVYRVEGDEFPIMVRLREGDRLSPLDLQNISVRTPAGEVLPVSSIISQRKGRGPTGISRVNAQRVTYISANLESGVPLGDAVERIQAELADFPLPEGFSIVYGGEYEEQQRAAADFRVSVIMALVLIYMVMAAQFERFFDPLVVMCSVPLAVIGVVPALLLTGTTINIQSLMGVIMLIGIVVNNAIVLVDYINLMRREYGMDVREAVIASGRLRLRPILMTTLTTVLGLLPLSFGIGAGGEIQASLARVVIGGLTASTLVTLVFIPVVYVAKEQLLSTLGSRFRLPFRSVETG